One window from the genome of Hyperolius riggenbachi isolate aHypRig1 chromosome 6, aHypRig1.pri, whole genome shotgun sequence encodes:
- the PRXL2B gene encoding prostamide/prostaglandin F synthase codes for MGSVDLAKLGAILVKNAVSGEMVELKALWKENTSVLFFLRRFGCQICRWIAKDVSKLKESFDANQISLIGIGPESLGVKEFIDGGYFKGDLYLDESKQSYKELGFKRYNALSVVPAALGKKVRDISTKANADGVQGNLSGDLMQSGGMLIVSKGGEKVILHFVQESPGDYVPLDTLATTLGITADVTPSQQPQCNDDVCTR; via the exons atggtgGAGTTAAAGGCTCTCTGGAAAGAAAACaccagcgtcctcttcttcctgcGGAGGTTCGGTTGCCAGATCTGCCGCTGGATTGCCAAGGACGTGTCCAAACTTAAGGAATCCTTTGATGCCAATCAGATCAGTCTAATAGGGATTGGTCCAGAAAGCCTGGGGGTGAAAGAGTTCATAGATGGCGGCTATTTCAAAGGCG ATCTGTATCTGGATGAATCAAAGCAGAGCTACAAAGAGCTGGGGTTTAAAAG GTACAATGCTCTGTCTGTAGTCCCAGCAGCTCTGGGGAAGAAGGTCCGAGACATTTCTACAAAG GCAAATGCAGACGGGGTGCAAGGTAACCTCAGCGGGGATCTGATGCAGAGCGGGGGAATGCTGATCGTCAGCAAAG gtGGTGAGAAGGTGATTCTGCATTTCGTACAGGAATCTCCAGGCGATTACGTTCCTCTAGACACCCTGGCTACAACGCTGGGGATTACAGCCGATGTCACGCCCAGCCAGCAGCCGCAG TGTAACGATGACGTCTGCACGAGATGA